In Bactrocera oleae isolate idBacOlea1 chromosome 3, idBacOlea1, whole genome shotgun sequence, a genomic segment contains:
- the Tbc1d15-17 gene encoding TBC1 domain family member 15 isoform X2 → MINSVQYNNKEGVQLGSVGSPPTAQFPTSTVLCTHDGVLLRKGSVEHIADLNTSGSLSVISYDIPRRLYIEWRPNDSILVADDSQDWAVVDTIPRRSRTISECKAFNIKATPETIASTKPRLIRTLLDNLSSIIVKDRGQVICFIQKSDNNVYSEFFFQHGNADQFLKSMCDQHIIEHTSCRLDGSAEYVVLNTETQQLKRTFAELNIEDLKNTELKKDKGWVRNTWTGLLVTLPDIASGVKGSNPRNYAMRNKHIGNSDEIHSCNSSESQSPVESELENVKEEDEKIVKTLAERPMVERINPLNEAQWLEFQSADGRITDVAGIKNLIFHGGIHYNLRAEVWKYLLNYYQWNETEVERIQRYKQKSREYYTMKAQWLSMTATQEEHFNGFRDRKCQIEKDVKRTDRTLEFFAGEDNPNLMVLQGILMTYVMYNFDLGYVQGMSDLLAPILSIQGNEVDAFWCFVGFMDVVFANFDMDQAAMKTQFNQLRRLVEFCNPRFFKYMVMHEADNMFFCFRWLLVWYKREFSNDDVLKLWECLWTGLPCPNFHLFISVAILDQQTDIIIENKYQFNEILKHINELTNRIDVKCTLEIAEAIYLQIKAVEYLPNDIRQIIGMPISDTENGEEHSGTGTDFADELYELVRKPGNEKRMEEQFEEACERSMFLNYT, encoded by the exons ATGATAAATTCTgtccaatataataataaagaggGTGTACAACTAGGTTCCGTTGGATCTCCACCAACGGCGCAATTCCCGACTAGCACG GTATTGTGTACACATGATGGAGTTTTACTACGGAAAGGCAGCGTAGAGCACATAGCTGATCTGAACACAAGTGGCTCATTATCGGTCATTAGTTATGATATACCACGTCGTCTATACATTGAATGGCGACCAAATGACAGCATCCTTGTTGCCGACGATAGTCAGGATTGGGCAGTGGTGGATACAATTCCAAGACGCTCGCGCACGATTTCCGAATGTAAAGCATTCAATATAAAGGCCACTCCAGAAACGATAGCATCAACAAAGCCACGTTTAATTCGCACCCTACTTGATAATCTGAGTTCAATAATTGTGAAAGACCGTGGCCAAGTAATATGCTTTATACAGAAAAGCGACAATAACGTCTACAGTGAATTCTTTTTCCAACACGGCAATGCTGATCAATTTTTAAAATCCATGTGTGATCAACACATAATTGAACACACATCCTGTCGATTAGACGGAAGTGCAGAGTATGTTGTACTCAATACGGAAACACAGCAACTAAAACGCACATTTGCCGAATTAAACATCGAAGATCTAAAGAATACAGAATTAAAGAAAGATAAAGGATGGGTTAGAAATACGTGGACAGGACTACTTGTAACTTTACCTGACATAGCGTCAGGCGTTAAGGGTAGTAATCCGAGAAATTATGCCATGCGTAATAAACATATAGGTAACAGTGATGAAATTCATAGCTGTAACAGCAGTGAAAGCCAGTCACCGGTAGAAAGTGAGCTTGAAAACGTCAAAGAAGAGGATGAGAAGATAGTCAAAACATTGGCAGAGCGTCCAATGGTTGAGAGAA TTAATCCGTTAAATGAAGCACAGTGGTTAGAGTTCCAGTCTGCAGACGGTCGCATAACTGATGTTGCAGGCATAAAGAACCTTATTTTTCATGGTGGTATTCACTATAATTTACGCGCCGAAGTTTGGAAATATCTGCTCAACTATTACCAATGGAATGAAACTGAAGTTGAACGCATACAACGATACAAACAAAAGTCCAGAGAATATTATACAATGAAAGCACAATGGCTATCAATGACTGCTACACAAGAAGAACACTTCAACGGTTTCCGTGATCGCAAATGTCAAATCGAAAAGGACGTTAAACGTACCGATCGTACACTGGAATTCTTCGCTGGTGAAGATAATCCAAACTTGATGGTACTACAAGGCATACTTATGACCTATGTAATGTACAACTTTGACTTGGGGTACGTCCAGGGTATGTCCGATTTGCTAGCACCCATACTTTCCATTCAG GGCAATGAAGTCGACGCATTTTGGTGTTTTGTCGGTTTTATGGATGTGGTGTTTGCAAATTTTGACATGGACCAGGCTGCAATGAAAACGCAATTTAACCAATTACGCCGTTTAGTAGAATTTTGCAACCCAcgcttttttaaatatatggtcATGCATGAGGCAGACAATATGTTTTTCTGCTTTCGTTGGCTGCTTGTTTGGTATAAACGTGAATTTTCCAACGACGATGTGTTGAAGCTGTGGGAGTGCCTTTGGACTGGACTACCCTGTCCCAATTTTCACTTATTCATATCAGTAGCCATATTAGACCAACAAACCGATATAATTATCGAAAACAAATACCAGTTCAATGAGATTTTGAAGCACATCAACGAACTAACAAACCGCATCGATGTGAAATGTACTTTGGAAATCGCAGAGGCAATTTATCTGCAAATCAAAGCTGTAGAATACTTGCCAAACGATATTCGTCAGATTATTGGAATGCCTATTTCAGACACCGAGAATGGCGAAGAACACTCTGGCACTGGCACTGATTTTGCCGATGAATTATATGAATTGGTGCGTAAACCAGGAAACGAAAAGCGAATGGAAGAGCAATTCGAAGAAGCGTGTGAACGTTCCATGTTTCTGAACTACACATAG
- the Tbc1d15-17 gene encoding TBC1 domain family member 15 isoform X1, protein MINSVQYNNKEGVQLGSVGSPPTAQFPTSTVNVLCTHDGVLLRKGSVEHIADLNTSGSLSVISYDIPRRLYIEWRPNDSILVADDSQDWAVVDTIPRRSRTISECKAFNIKATPETIASTKPRLIRTLLDNLSSIIVKDRGQVICFIQKSDNNVYSEFFFQHGNADQFLKSMCDQHIIEHTSCRLDGSAEYVVLNTETQQLKRTFAELNIEDLKNTELKKDKGWVRNTWTGLLVTLPDIASGVKGSNPRNYAMRNKHIGNSDEIHSCNSSESQSPVESELENVKEEDEKIVKTLAERPMVERINPLNEAQWLEFQSADGRITDVAGIKNLIFHGGIHYNLRAEVWKYLLNYYQWNETEVERIQRYKQKSREYYTMKAQWLSMTATQEEHFNGFRDRKCQIEKDVKRTDRTLEFFAGEDNPNLMVLQGILMTYVMYNFDLGYVQGMSDLLAPILSIQGNEVDAFWCFVGFMDVVFANFDMDQAAMKTQFNQLRRLVEFCNPRFFKYMVMHEADNMFFCFRWLLVWYKREFSNDDVLKLWECLWTGLPCPNFHLFISVAILDQQTDIIIENKYQFNEILKHINELTNRIDVKCTLEIAEAIYLQIKAVEYLPNDIRQIIGMPISDTENGEEHSGTGTDFADELYELVRKPGNEKRMEEQFEEACERSMFLNYT, encoded by the exons ATGATAAATTCTgtccaatataataataaagaggGTGTACAACTAGGTTCCGTTGGATCTCCACCAACGGCGCAATTCCCGACTAGCACGGTAAAT GTATTGTGTACACATGATGGAGTTTTACTACGGAAAGGCAGCGTAGAGCACATAGCTGATCTGAACACAAGTGGCTCATTATCGGTCATTAGTTATGATATACCACGTCGTCTATACATTGAATGGCGACCAAATGACAGCATCCTTGTTGCCGACGATAGTCAGGATTGGGCAGTGGTGGATACAATTCCAAGACGCTCGCGCACGATTTCCGAATGTAAAGCATTCAATATAAAGGCCACTCCAGAAACGATAGCATCAACAAAGCCACGTTTAATTCGCACCCTACTTGATAATCTGAGTTCAATAATTGTGAAAGACCGTGGCCAAGTAATATGCTTTATACAGAAAAGCGACAATAACGTCTACAGTGAATTCTTTTTCCAACACGGCAATGCTGATCAATTTTTAAAATCCATGTGTGATCAACACATAATTGAACACACATCCTGTCGATTAGACGGAAGTGCAGAGTATGTTGTACTCAATACGGAAACACAGCAACTAAAACGCACATTTGCCGAATTAAACATCGAAGATCTAAAGAATACAGAATTAAAGAAAGATAAAGGATGGGTTAGAAATACGTGGACAGGACTACTTGTAACTTTACCTGACATAGCGTCAGGCGTTAAGGGTAGTAATCCGAGAAATTATGCCATGCGTAATAAACATATAGGTAACAGTGATGAAATTCATAGCTGTAACAGCAGTGAAAGCCAGTCACCGGTAGAAAGTGAGCTTGAAAACGTCAAAGAAGAGGATGAGAAGATAGTCAAAACATTGGCAGAGCGTCCAATGGTTGAGAGAA TTAATCCGTTAAATGAAGCACAGTGGTTAGAGTTCCAGTCTGCAGACGGTCGCATAACTGATGTTGCAGGCATAAAGAACCTTATTTTTCATGGTGGTATTCACTATAATTTACGCGCCGAAGTTTGGAAATATCTGCTCAACTATTACCAATGGAATGAAACTGAAGTTGAACGCATACAACGATACAAACAAAAGTCCAGAGAATATTATACAATGAAAGCACAATGGCTATCAATGACTGCTACACAAGAAGAACACTTCAACGGTTTCCGTGATCGCAAATGTCAAATCGAAAAGGACGTTAAACGTACCGATCGTACACTGGAATTCTTCGCTGGTGAAGATAATCCAAACTTGATGGTACTACAAGGCATACTTATGACCTATGTAATGTACAACTTTGACTTGGGGTACGTCCAGGGTATGTCCGATTTGCTAGCACCCATACTTTCCATTCAG GGCAATGAAGTCGACGCATTTTGGTGTTTTGTCGGTTTTATGGATGTGGTGTTTGCAAATTTTGACATGGACCAGGCTGCAATGAAAACGCAATTTAACCAATTACGCCGTTTAGTAGAATTTTGCAACCCAcgcttttttaaatatatggtcATGCATGAGGCAGACAATATGTTTTTCTGCTTTCGTTGGCTGCTTGTTTGGTATAAACGTGAATTTTCCAACGACGATGTGTTGAAGCTGTGGGAGTGCCTTTGGACTGGACTACCCTGTCCCAATTTTCACTTATTCATATCAGTAGCCATATTAGACCAACAAACCGATATAATTATCGAAAACAAATACCAGTTCAATGAGATTTTGAAGCACATCAACGAACTAACAAACCGCATCGATGTGAAATGTACTTTGGAAATCGCAGAGGCAATTTATCTGCAAATCAAAGCTGTAGAATACTTGCCAAACGATATTCGTCAGATTATTGGAATGCCTATTTCAGACACCGAGAATGGCGAAGAACACTCTGGCACTGGCACTGATTTTGCCGATGAATTATATGAATTGGTGCGTAAACCAGGAAACGAAAAGCGAATGGAAGAGCAATTCGAAGAAGCGTGTGAACGTTCCATGTTTCTGAACTACACATAG